Below is a window of Halobaculum lipolyticum DNA.
GGACGTCGTCGTACGTCCGGAGGAACTCCGCGCCGAACCGCTCCTCGAACTTCCGACGCAGCGCCTGCTTCTCGCCGACGCCGATCCGCGCCAATTCGTCGGCCTTCGCGACCGGCGTCGGCGGGCCGGCCTCGGCGGCCACCTCGGAGACGACCTGACGGGTGAGGCGGTCGCGCGTCTCCGGGTTGTTCGTGAACGCCGCCGGCGCCTCCACCTTGAACAGCACGTCCTCGCGGGGTTCGTACACGTGCATGTACGTCACCTCGTACGCCTCCGGGTCCAACTCGCGTTCGACGCCGAGGAGGTCGCCGTCGCTGGCGAGCGGGCGGTCGGAGCCACCGCGCGACCGGAGCCACGAGGTGAACGTGACCTCGTCGTCGTCGCGTTCGCCGTCCTCGGCGCGTCGCTCCAACAGCCGGGTGAACAGCGCGGCGTCGTCGGGCCACGGCGCCTCGATCCCCTTGCGGTCGAGCGTGCGGGTGATGTACCCCGACGTGGGGTTCTTCACGAAGCCGATCGCCGGCACGTCGCGTTCGATGGCCGACTCGACGACGCGCACGTACGTCTCGACGGCCTCCTGGACGGTGTCGCCGTGGGCGACCTCCCGCAACTCGCGGTCTCGGGTCGCCCAGTTGAGCAGCCGTTTGGGGTACAGCGGGCCGTCGAGCACGAGCAGGTCGCCCACCTCGC
It encodes the following:
- a CDS encoding DNA double-strand break repair nuclease NurA, producing MTLDPVHVDTIAYLASAIADGVDDADHDDLAGTAWRDWLDPLHDDGRVVLEALGDHELRRTPVADAALADRPFASSHGVDSGTLNPTSFKNGLVLDVAQAAMGAEPTDLDLHRGRSIVVTVHANDATVFFPDVPDGWMPYDEGSSERRVLKVPRSRRFADEMVHELALSLAESYHALKHLERGEVGDLLVLDGPLYPKRLLNWATRDRELREVAHGDTVQEAVETYVRVVESAIERDVPAIGFVKNPTSGYITRTLDRKGIEAPWPDDAALFTRLLERRAEDGERDDDEVTFTSWLRSRGGSDRPLASDGDLLGVERELDPEAYEVTYMHVYEPREDVLFKVEAPAAFTNNPETRDRLTRQVVSEVAAEAGPPTPVAKADELARIGVGEKQALRRKFEERFGAEFLRTYDDVRWGEES